A stretch of the Desulforamulus ferrireducens genome encodes the following:
- a CDS encoding PstS family phosphate ABC transporter substrate-binding protein — protein sequence MFHSVLCLELAKGMVIKMKKLLISILIIMTAFFFVSCTRGTDMPNSTGTTANSATFDNKTNVGNQNLMSDTADKLGITNQNYPKIDGSTSTLSIVRAINQAMYLSNENDNFPETASKTMPSYKMLINGEVDMIIVPYASSDVLAMAENAGVKLEFFPIAAEALVFITPKENKAENISMEQVCEIYLNYGIANWSALGGTNSELVPICRNSDSGSQSQMENLIPEIFI from the coding sequence ATGTTTCATTCCGTTTTGTGCCTTGAGCTTGCGAAAGGAATGGTTATAAAAATGAAAAAACTATTAATATCTATTTTGATCATTATGACGGCCTTTTTCTTTGTGTCTTGTACCAGGGGTACGGACATGCCAAATTCTACGGGTACCACAGCTAACAGTGCAACTTTTGACAATAAAACAAATGTAGGTAATCAAAATTTAATGAGTGATACTGCGGACAAGTTAGGAATTACTAACCAAAACTACCCCAAAATTGATGGCTCTACATCAACCCTTTCAATTGTAAGAGCAATTAATCAGGCCATGTATCTAAGTAATGAAAATGATAATTTCCCGGAAACTGCCTCAAAAACTATGCCGTCATATAAGATGTTGATCAACGGTGAAGTGGACATGATCATTGTCCCCTATGCTTCTTCTGATGTTTTGGCTATGGCAGAAAATGCTGGTGTAAAGCTGGAATTTTTCCCCATAGCCGCAGAGGCACTGGTATTTATTACCCCCAAAGAAAACAAAGCCGAAAACATAAGCATGGAACAGGTTTGTGAAATATACCTCAACTATGGAATTGCCAATTGGTCTGCCTTGGGCGGTACCAATAGCGAACTTGTTCCCATTTGCCGCAATTCAGATAGCGGCAGCCAGTCACAGATGGAAAACCTTATTCCTGAAATATTCATATAA
- a CDS encoding IS110 family transposase — translation MLKIVYPICCGIDVHKKFLVACIAFTNDKGVTTYKSRRFSTFTNDLRKLSEWLSSNSCTHVCMESTGKYWVPVYNILEATCKITLAHPKYVKAIRGKKTDKKDAKWIADLFKHDLVAGSFMPPLPIRQLRDLMRYRFKLTNFSSSEKNRIQNCLTVSNIQLANVVSDTFGKSSMRIIDYLLENPDDKDFDFVPLLHSSMLHKVDDIRLALDGMITPEQRQKMNIILQHYGELGKCKSNLESLILSLSEPYAKERTLVSTVPGIKNPFSAIAIISEIGADMSVFPTAKHLCSWAGVTPQNNESAGKKHSVRISRAGVYIKPLLVQCANAVVKSDKHPEIKGRYLSIKKRRGHKRAIIAIARMLLTAIYHILKKGEPYNPELYKKAQPFPASREITVEQAILIARRHGYSVVKD, via the coding sequence ATGTTAAAAATCGTTTACCCCATCTGTTGTGGAATTGATGTCCACAAAAAGTTTCTTGTTGCTTGTATTGCCTTTACCAATGACAAAGGTGTTACCACTTACAAGTCCAGACGCTTTTCTACCTTCACAAACGATTTGCGAAAGCTGTCGGAGTGGCTTTCCTCCAATTCCTGCACACATGTTTGCATGGAATCCACCGGCAAGTATTGGGTACCTGTGTACAATATTTTGGAAGCCACCTGTAAAATTACACTGGCTCATCCAAAGTATGTCAAAGCGATTCGCGGTAAGAAAACCGATAAAAAGGATGCCAAGTGGATTGCCGACCTGTTTAAGCACGACCTTGTTGCCGGAAGCTTTATGCCACCCCTTCCAATTCGTCAATTGCGTGACTTGATGCGTTATCGTTTTAAGCTCACAAACTTTAGTTCCAGCGAGAAGAACCGGATTCAAAATTGTCTTACTGTATCAAATATCCAGCTCGCCAACGTGGTATCTGATACTTTCGGTAAGAGTTCAATGAGAATCATTGACTACTTGCTTGAAAATCCCGATGATAAGGATTTCGATTTTGTTCCTCTTCTTCACTCATCCATGCTGCATAAAGTGGACGATATCCGTCTTGCCCTGGACGGAATGATTACACCGGAACAGCGGCAAAAAATGAATATTATTCTTCAGCATTATGGCGAATTAGGAAAGTGCAAGTCCAACCTTGAATCCTTAATTCTATCGCTCTCAGAGCCTTATGCCAAGGAACGTACTTTAGTGTCCACTGTACCAGGTATCAAAAATCCCTTTTCTGCAATCGCTATAATTTCAGAAATCGGTGCTGATATGTCTGTGTTCCCTACAGCCAAACACTTGTGTTCCTGGGCAGGAGTGACTCCTCAAAACAACGAGAGTGCGGGCAAAAAACATTCTGTTCGCATATCCCGTGCCGGTGTTTATATCAAGCCACTTTTAGTACAGTGCGCCAACGCTGTTGTTAAAAGTGATAAACACCCTGAAATCAAGGGCCGCTATTTATCCATCAAAAAGCGGCGTGGCCATAAGCGTGCTATTATAGCTATTGCACGAATGTTGCTTACTGCCATTTATCACATCCTTAAAAAAGGTGAACCTTACAACCCAGAACTTTATAAGAAAGCGCAACCTTTTCCTGCATCTCGTGAAATCACAGTAGAACAGGCTATTCTTATAGCTCGGAGGCACGGGTACTCTGTAGTTAAGGATTGA